In Cycloclasticus sp., a single genomic region encodes these proteins:
- a CDS encoding DUF2075 domain-containing protein — MKRAYYSSTIFEFCEQELDQILGQMAREHSFDLTGLQRDAWVEQTVLLKKILFTHKGKIYFEFSIPRMGRRVDAVVIVGPVVFVIEFKVGAKSFESADLDQVMDYALDLHNFHEGSHRAILIPILVATNAPTFEGQPNKLPDEGVLSPIRCNSKNLEDVITRVLNLQLGQLIDCGAWEASGYKPTPTIIEATLALYNGHSVSEISRSDASTLNLSETSNTVAEIIARSKTNAEKSIVFLTGVPGAGKTLVGLDIATLHIEPKDELYSVFLSGNGPLVKILQEALARDKVARVKAKGEKIRKGDALSEVKAFIQNVHHFRDEGLLDISKPPIEHVVLFDEAQRAWTKAQTIKFMRAKKNQPDFDQSEPEFLISCMDRHDDWATVVCLVGGGQEINTGEAGISEWFNAVEKSFPHWKIYLSEHLTDSEYGAGEIVEHARKNAMVTFRPELHLRTSVRSFRSEKVSLFVKQLLDLDEEAARENLSNIHNKYPIVLTRDLDTAKSWVKTQARGSERYGMVVSSQAERLRPHAIDVRVKSNPVHWFLNGKDDVRSSYYLEDAATEFDVQGLELDWVCMAWDADFRYDQESWKNWSFRGSRWQRINKLERQTYQKNAYRVLLTRARQGMVIFVPEGDDTDHTRPSKYYDATFNYLKNLGLRML, encoded by the coding sequence ATGAAACGCGCCTATTATTCTTCGACTATTTTTGAGTTTTGCGAACAAGAGCTAGATCAGATTCTTGGTCAAATGGCGCGAGAGCACTCGTTTGATTTGACAGGCTTGCAAAGAGACGCATGGGTTGAGCAAACAGTATTGTTAAAAAAAATATTGTTTACTCATAAAGGAAAAATATATTTCGAATTTTCAATTCCTCGGATGGGTAGGCGAGTTGATGCTGTAGTTATTGTTGGCCCTGTTGTGTTTGTTATTGAGTTTAAAGTTGGGGCAAAAAGCTTTGAGTCTGCTGATTTAGATCAGGTCATGGATTACGCGTTAGATTTGCATAACTTTCATGAGGGTAGCCATAGAGCAATACTTATACCGATACTAGTCGCAACTAATGCGCCAACCTTTGAGGGGCAACCTAATAAGCTTCCAGATGAGGGTGTATTGTCGCCGATTCGTTGCAATAGTAAGAATCTGGAAGACGTTATAACTAGAGTTTTAAATTTACAGCTTGGACAGTTGATTGATTGTGGTGCTTGGGAAGCTAGCGGTTATAAGCCAACTCCGACTATTATTGAAGCAACGTTGGCTCTTTACAATGGCCATTCAGTGAGCGAGATTTCACGTAGTGATGCAAGCACTTTAAATTTGTCAGAAACGTCTAATACTGTTGCGGAGATTATTGCTCGTTCGAAAACAAACGCTGAGAAATCTATAGTGTTCTTGACAGGCGTACCTGGTGCAGGCAAAACATTAGTGGGGCTTGATATTGCCACATTGCATATAGAGCCTAAAGATGAGCTTTATAGTGTATTTCTTTCAGGTAATGGCCCATTAGTAAAAATCCTACAGGAGGCCTTAGCGCGTGACAAAGTTGCTAGGGTGAAGGCGAAAGGTGAAAAGATACGCAAAGGTGATGCGTTAAGTGAGGTTAAGGCCTTTATCCAAAACGTTCATCACTTTCGTGATGAAGGCCTGCTGGATATTTCGAAACCTCCTATTGAACATGTTGTGCTATTTGATGAAGCCCAAAGGGCATGGACAAAAGCTCAAACAATTAAATTTATGCGTGCGAAGAAGAATCAACCTGATTTCGACCAGTCTGAGCCTGAGTTCTTGATTTCATGTATGGATAGGCATGATGATTGGGCAACAGTTGTTTGTTTGGTAGGTGGGGGTCAGGAAATAAATACGGGTGAAGCAGGTATTAGTGAGTGGTTTAATGCAGTCGAGAAGTCTTTTCCTCATTGGAAAATTTACCTTTCTGAGCACTTGACCGACAGTGAATACGGTGCAGGTGAAATTGTTGAGCATGCTAGAAAAAATGCGATGGTTACTTTTCGGCCAGAACTACATTTAAGAACGTCTGTACGTTCTTTTCGTAGTGAAAAAGTATCACTATTTGTAAAACAACTGCTGGACCTAGATGAAGAAGCTGCGCGTGAAAATTTATCGAATATTCATAACAAGTATCCTATCGTACTTACAAGGGACCTTGATACAGCTAAAAGTTGGGTTAAAACACAAGCGCGAGGTTCAGAGCGTTATGGAATGGTGGTCTCATCTCAAGCAGAGCGCTTGAGACCACACGCGATAGATGTACGCGTAAAATCTAACCCAGTGCATTGGTTTTTAAATGGTAAGGATGATGTCCGTTCATCTTATTATCTTGAAGATGCTGCAACTGAATTCGATGTGCAAGGGCTTGAGTTAGATTGGGTATGTATGGCTTGGGATGCGGACTTTCGTTATGACCAAGAAAGTTGGAAAAACTGGTCATTTCGCGGCAGTCGATGGCAGCGAATAAATAAGCTTGAACGGCAAACATATCAAAAGAATGCTTATCGTGTTTTGTTAACTAGAGCGAGACAAGGCATGGTGATATTTGTGCCAGAGGGAGATGATACCGACCACACTAGGCCAAGCAAATATTATGACGCGACATTTAATTATTTGAAAAATTTGGGTTTAAGGATGCTTTGA
- a CDS encoding MFS transporter: protein MVSDVTALERLKSDPMGFGQWVIVAICIGTLALDGYDVLSIAFAAPGITQEWGLSKSVLGIVLSIELAGMAGGAVLFGSFADNNGRRFTMLSGITIVTLGMFVAGLAPNIYVLGAARLFTGLGIGGIMATATATCSEFCNNKNRVMSVSLVAGGFPLGIYIGATFLAPLLKQYDWRIAFYLGTFLSFLFIPLVYFYVPETVSFLNRKRPTDALEQIQKIMRRLGHTPPESLPSVAEQEAEVVGMKSLFSPNLRYITLLLCFAYFGNVMTYYYFVKWLPTAVTDLGYTVSQATEILGVVSLGGILGSIGISLCARFIPIRSLMLASLMLTAVGVALFPHFTDSMVNMKLMGFFAGTFVMAAISGFFGLFASSFPSSVLGSGSGIVLGVGRGGAVIGPMIPGFLFAAGLAFENVAIIMASGSFLAGVAVIFLHKKANYAKKGHYAT from the coding sequence ATGGTAAGCGACGTAACTGCACTTGAACGGTTGAAATCGGATCCTATGGGCTTTGGGCAATGGGTCATTGTTGCGATTTGTATCGGCACATTGGCACTGGATGGCTATGATGTTTTATCCATCGCGTTTGCTGCTCCGGGTATTACACAAGAGTGGGGTCTGTCGAAATCTGTCCTTGGCATTGTGTTGTCGATTGAATTAGCTGGTATGGCCGGGGGGGCGGTTTTATTCGGCTCATTTGCCGATAATAATGGACGGCGTTTTACCATGTTGTCAGGAATCACTATTGTTACTCTTGGTATGTTCGTTGCTGGTCTTGCGCCAAACATCTACGTACTGGGAGCGGCTCGTTTGTTTACTGGTTTAGGGATAGGTGGCATTATGGCAACAGCAACAGCGACATGTTCGGAGTTTTGTAATAATAAAAACCGAGTTATGTCGGTCTCTCTCGTTGCGGGTGGGTTTCCACTTGGCATTTATATTGGCGCAACCTTTCTCGCCCCTTTACTTAAACAATATGACTGGCGTATTGCCTTTTATCTGGGTACCTTTTTGAGCTTTCTGTTCATCCCTCTTGTTTACTTTTATGTACCAGAAACGGTTTCATTTTTAAATCGTAAGCGCCCTACAGATGCTTTAGAACAGATACAAAAAATCATGCGTCGCTTAGGGCATACACCACCTGAATCCTTACCGTCAGTGGCTGAACAAGAAGCGGAAGTCGTTGGGATGAAAAGTTTGTTTAGTCCAAACTTGCGGTATATTACTTTGCTATTATGCTTTGCGTATTTCGGAAATGTAATGACGTACTATTACTTTGTAAAGTGGCTGCCAACGGCTGTTACGGATTTAGGTTACACAGTCTCTCAAGCTACTGAAATTCTAGGTGTTGTCAGTTTAGGCGGCATCCTTGGATCTATAGGCATAAGTTTATGTGCTCGATTTATACCAATTAGGTCTTTGATGTTAGCAAGCCTTATGCTGACAGCAGTAGGCGTGGCTCTATTCCCACACTTTACGGACAGCATGGTAAATATGAAATTGATGGGCTTCTTTGCTGGCACCTTTGTCATGGCCGCTATTTCAGGTTTTTTTGGACTATTTGCAAGCAGTTTTCCTTCTTCGGTTTTAGGCTCAGGTTCGGGCATAGTGCTCGGTGTTGGTCGTGGTGGCGCTGTTATTGGCCCTATGATTCCTGGTTTTTTATTCGCAGCTGGCTTAGCCTTTGAAAACGTAGCCATTATTATGGCGTCAGGTTCTTTTTTGGCGGGTGTGGCCGTTATCTTTCTGCATAAAAAAGCTAATTATGCCAAAAAGGGCCATTATGCGACTTAA
- a CDS encoding MoxR family ATPase encodes MPNKFEQLGQQLEQHSYIADADLVTTLSLMETLERPLLIEGEAGVGKTEIAKVLAQIHDCSLIRLQCYEGLDASTAMYEWNYSHQLLSIKMMEDGNASYEQKDAGIFNETFLLERPLLQAIRQSKTPVLLIDEIDRADEAFEAFLLELLSDFQITIPELGTMQATTIPMVVLTSNGTRELSDALRRRCLYHYMEYPNFEKELRIIHARLPDIHDTLAQQVAEFLQKLRDYDLRKQPGIAETLDWASALMEQSIETLISDDFIINSSRSCLLKTQDDVTRLDSTEVSKILNTLS; translated from the coding sequence ATGCCCAATAAATTTGAACAACTAGGTCAACAGTTAGAACAGCACAGCTACATTGCCGATGCAGATTTGGTAACGACGCTTTCTTTAATGGAAACTTTGGAGCGGCCTTTATTGATTGAGGGTGAAGCCGGTGTGGGTAAAACCGAAATTGCTAAGGTGTTAGCACAGATACATGATTGCTCGCTGATTCGCTTGCAGTGTTATGAGGGCTTGGACGCCAGTACGGCGATGTATGAGTGGAATTATTCGCATCAATTGCTATCTATTAAGATGATGGAAGACGGTAACGCGAGTTACGAACAAAAAGACGCTGGTATTTTTAACGAGACATTTTTGTTGGAACGGCCTTTGTTGCAAGCGATACGCCAAAGCAAAACACCGGTGCTTTTGATTGACGAGATTGATCGCGCTGACGAGGCATTCGAGGCGTTTTTATTGGAACTCTTATCCGACTTCCAAATTACCATTCCTGAATTGGGTACGATGCAGGCGACGACTATTCCTATGGTTGTTTTAACGTCCAACGGTACGCGTGAATTAAGCGATGCGCTACGCCGCCGCTGTTTATACCACTACATGGAATACCCGAACTTTGAAAAAGAGCTACGTATTATTCATGCGCGTTTGCCTGATATTCACGATACGCTGGCGCAGCAAGTGGCGGAGTTTTTACAAAAACTTCGTGACTATGACTTACGCAAACAACCCGGCATTGCTGAAACCTTGGATTGGGCCAGCGCGTTGATGGAACAAAGCATTGAGACACTGATTAGCGATGATTTTATAATTAACTCATCGCGTAGTTGTTTGCTTAAAACGCAGGATGACGTTACTCGCTTGGATAGCACTGAAGTGAGCAAAATCTTAAACACGTTGTCTTAA
- a CDS encoding VWA domain-containing protein → MDTAQPTDRIIGFIHFLREKGYTVGIQEILDALSSLGKLPFDKTSIKHVLRSLTCHSYLEWQQYELLFNLYWQSKEIEDGTQDSAPSKDLQHMPPVNKVTGFSGSSHEVPELVKDMSNETCVGAGKQNTFSTMDFRFLKDQKAMMEIERLAELLAQKLSKRLSHQHVIRTKGSKIDIRQTIRRNLSHGGHPKQIFYKQRVRKPVHLVILHDVSHSMAWNNPLLFRFARGLIRAFKSSEAFAFHTELFKVTDFYREPSIEKMRIQFEARNNLWKGGTCIADSLHRFNAKYAAKTLNSKTIFIIISDGFDTNKPEQLVDELKVIKDACKKIVWLNPMLGREGYNPNKGTMLDIQLYIDKHASAHSLDSLKQAINYIAQVG, encoded by the coding sequence GTGGACACCGCCCAACCCACAGACCGCATTATTGGCTTTATCCATTTTCTTCGTGAAAAAGGTTACACGGTGGGTATTCAAGAAATTTTGGATGCGCTTTCTAGCCTTGGGAAATTGCCTTTTGATAAGACCTCCATCAAACATGTTTTAAGGTCGCTTACCTGCCACAGCTATTTGGAATGGCAGCAATACGAGCTGCTATTTAACCTGTATTGGCAATCCAAAGAAATTGAGGACGGCACCCAAGATAGCGCCCCTTCAAAAGACTTGCAGCACATGCCTCCTGTAAATAAGGTAACGGGCTTTAGCGGTAGTTCGCACGAGGTGCCCGAGCTAGTTAAAGACATGTCGAATGAGACTTGTGTTGGCGCCGGCAAGCAAAACACTTTTTCTACAATGGACTTTAGGTTTTTAAAAGACCAAAAAGCGATGATGGAGATTGAGCGCTTGGCAGAGCTACTGGCGCAAAAACTTAGCAAGCGGCTTAGCCACCAACACGTAATCCGCACAAAGGGGAGCAAAATTGATATTCGCCAAACGATTCGGCGCAACCTATCGCACGGCGGCCACCCGAAACAGATATTCTATAAACAGCGTGTACGTAAACCCGTCCATCTAGTTATTTTGCACGATGTTTCGCATTCTATGGCGTGGAATAACCCTCTGTTATTCCGCTTTGCGCGTGGCTTGATACGGGCATTTAAATCCAGCGAGGCGTTCGCCTTTCATACCGAGTTATTTAAGGTGACGGACTTTTACCGAGAGCCATCTATCGAGAAAATGCGTATTCAATTTGAAGCACGCAATAACCTTTGGAAAGGCGGCACCTGTATCGCTGATTCTCTACACCGTTTTAACGCGAAATACGCGGCTAAGACGCTGAATTCTAAAACCATCTTTATTATTATCAGCGATGGTTTTGACACCAATAAACCCGAACAACTGGTAGACGAATTAAAGGTCATAAAAGACGCCTGTAAAAAAATTGTATGGCTAAACCCTATGCTGGGGCGAGAGGGCTACAACCCAAACAAGGGCACGATGCTGGATATACAACTGTATATTGATAAACACGCCTCTGCGCATAGTTTAGATTCGTTAAAACAAGCGATAAACTATATTGCCCAAGTCGGTTGA
- a CDS encoding DUF393 domain-containing protein, with product MEKYKQITVYYDQSCPSCVEDRRVFERLAGKRASRFIWFDITHQDEALLELGIQPMKALRELHIKTANGEIYSEMDAYSIIMKQIPLLWPLGVVICLPIIKPILSHFYRKSVDKRLACQLP from the coding sequence GTGGAAAAATATAAACAAATTACCGTGTATTACGACCAGTCGTGCCCTAGTTGTGTGGAAGACAGGCGGGTGTTTGAACGACTGGCAGGGAAGAGGGCTTCACGTTTCATTTGGTTTGACATTACCCATCAAGACGAAGCCTTGCTTGAATTGGGTATCCAACCGATGAAAGCGCTGAGGGAGCTACATATTAAAACTGCCAATGGCGAGATCTACTCTGAAATGGACGCCTATAGCATCATCATGAAACAAATACCGTTGTTATGGCCATTGGGCGTGGTTATTTGCTTACCCATTATAAAACCGATATTGAGTCATTTTTATCGTAAATCTGTCGATAAGCGGCTAGCTTGTCAGCTGCCTTAA
- a CDS encoding dodecin: MSHHTYKHIELTGSSEVGSDDAIKNAVEAASQTVKNMDWFEVVETRGHIVDGGVKHWQVTLKIGFRLES, encoded by the coding sequence ATGAGTCATCATACCTATAAACATATCGAGTTGACGGGCAGTTCAGAAGTGGGGTCAGATGACGCCATCAAAAATGCTGTTGAAGCGGCCTCCCAAACTGTTAAAAACATGGATTGGTTTGAAGTCGTTGAGACCAGAGGGCATATCGTTGATGGTGGTGTAAAACACTGGCAAGTCACGTTGAAAATAGGGTTTAGACTAGAAAGCTAA
- a CDS encoding DUF3149 domain-containing protein has product MGLWSDLLGRWGGVLSLRVILFILSIAGFIAWFVKNSG; this is encoded by the coding sequence ATGGGTCTTTGGAGTGACTTGTTAGGTCGTTGGGGTGGTGTTTTATCACTACGGGTTATTCTTTTTATATTGAGCATAGCGGGGTTTATTGCTTGGTTTGTAAAGAATAGTGGGTGA
- the can gene encoding carbonate dehydratase, giving the protein MKTLEHLFKNNKDWAESITKEDPDFFKNLSKLQAPEYLWIGCSDSRVPSNELINLAPGEVFVHRNIANMVVHTDLNCLSVIQYAIEVLKVKHIIVCGHYGCGGIKAALENQDHGLIDNWLGHIKDVYRLHKDELSTLSENEMQHRLCELNVIEQVSNVCDTTIVKNAWKSGAELFVHGWIYNIENGILKDITQNPISAEKAVQA; this is encoded by the coding sequence ATGAAAACTTTGGAACACCTGTTTAAAAATAATAAAGATTGGGCCGAATCCATTACCAAAGAAGACCCGGATTTTTTCAAGAATCTATCTAAATTACAAGCACCTGAGTACCTTTGGATTGGTTGTTCTGACAGCCGCGTACCGTCAAATGAACTGATCAATCTTGCGCCTGGTGAGGTTTTTGTTCATCGTAATATCGCTAATATGGTGGTTCACACCGATTTAAACTGCCTGTCGGTTATTCAATACGCCATTGAAGTTTTAAAAGTTAAACATATTATTGTTTGTGGCCATTATGGTTGCGGCGGCATAAAAGCAGCGCTTGAGAATCAGGATCACGGCCTGATCGATAATTGGCTGGGCCATATTAAAGATGTCTACCGCCTGCACAAAGACGAATTAAGTACGCTCAGCGAAAACGAAATGCAGCATCGTTTATGTGAGCTAAATGTTATTGAGCAAGTTAGCAATGTTTGCGACACCACTATTGTAAAAAATGCTTGGAAAAGTGGCGCGGAATTATTCGTCCACGGTTGGATTTACAACATTGAGAACGGTATTTTAAAAGACATTACCCAAAACCCAATTTCTGCAGAAAAAGCCGTTCAAGCTTAA
- a CDS encoding DUF2721 domain-containing protein: MELSTPALLFPAISLLLLAYTNRFMGLASVIRGLHRQINETNKDLIARQIISLRLRIKLIIWMQVLGVLSISFCVAAMFFLFLESVQLGQITFIISLIMMMSSLTVSLYELIISGHALNIELEDIER; the protein is encoded by the coding sequence ATGGAACTGTCCACACCAGCACTTTTATTCCCAGCGATATCGCTTTTGCTATTGGCCTACACCAATCGGTTTATGGGCTTAGCGAGTGTCATTCGTGGCCTCCACCGACAGATTAATGAGACAAATAAAGACCTCATTGCGCGTCAGATTATTAGTTTGCGCTTACGTATTAAACTGATTATTTGGATGCAGGTATTGGGCGTACTGAGTATTAGTTTTTGCGTGGCGGCGATGTTTTTCTTATTTCTTGAGTCTGTTCAGTTAGGACAGATTACGTTCATTATCAGTTTGATAATGATGATGTCATCGCTCACCGTTTCACTGTATGAGCTGATTATTTCAGGCCATGCACTTAATATTGAACTAGAAGATATAGAACGTTAA
- a CDS encoding TolC family protein yields MLFKNHQRQGSLLLLGLIFSVSVNAETLQQAWDVAIGFDHGLKAVQENTQASQHQLNAAKAARLPSVSIGAGYTAMEKDPEAKVNFGGLPIQFPLAERESYSYQAMTTLPIYTGGQISSHIDAASSSLQASRSFEAGKVLDLKLAVAETYIGVLRSSKALEVANSHVTSLKSHGVDVANLYEQGMVSRNDLLAAQVALADAVQSSLQVANRVDISQSAYNRLLGRQFEEAVLLDELKPEVIASSLDSLMAQAIEKRYELRVLKEQSDALSSKAGAIRAKNGPQVALSGGYAFQENEFQAYEGQWLVGVGMTWTLFDAGLIRNQASATERQARGLEQQYDDVLSRVTLQVRQYWLNVQETRKRLSVTEQSISQAEENLKVNRDRYEHGLSTNTDVLSAETLRTGSQYNHANAIYDAVLARIRLKRAISDL; encoded by the coding sequence ATGTTATTTAAAAACCACCAGCGTCAAGGCTCTTTATTACTCCTCGGCTTGATATTTTCAGTGTCCGTTAATGCGGAAACACTTCAGCAAGCATGGGATGTGGCCATTGGCTTTGATCACGGCTTAAAGGCCGTGCAAGAAAATACGCAAGCCAGTCAACACCAGCTTAACGCGGCAAAAGCGGCTCGTTTGCCGAGTGTGAGCATTGGCGCGGGCTATACAGCAATGGAGAAGGACCCAGAAGCAAAGGTGAATTTTGGCGGTTTGCCGATTCAATTCCCGTTGGCTGAAAGGGAGAGTTATTCATATCAAGCGATGACGACGTTACCCATTTATACCGGTGGACAAATTAGTAGTCATATCGACGCGGCGAGCTCGTCGTTACAAGCATCAAGAAGCTTTGAGGCAGGCAAGGTGTTAGACCTGAAGCTAGCGGTTGCAGAGACCTATATTGGAGTTTTACGCTCGTCTAAAGCGCTGGAGGTGGCCAATAGCCACGTGACGAGCCTTAAGTCGCATGGGGTAGACGTGGCAAACCTATATGAACAAGGTATGGTGTCACGCAATGATTTGTTAGCCGCGCAGGTTGCATTGGCTGATGCAGTACAGTCGTCGCTCCAAGTGGCTAATAGGGTTGATATTAGTCAGTCTGCCTATAATCGCCTACTAGGCCGTCAGTTCGAAGAGGCTGTTTTATTAGATGAATTAAAGCCGGAAGTGATAGCAAGCTCACTAGATTCGCTAATGGCTCAAGCGATTGAAAAGCGCTATGAACTGCGTGTTTTGAAAGAGCAATCAGACGCATTGAGCTCCAAGGCAGGCGCTATTCGAGCAAAAAATGGCCCCCAAGTTGCGTTGAGTGGTGGTTACGCTTTTCAAGAAAATGAATTCCAAGCATATGAGGGACAATGGCTTGTCGGTGTTGGGATGACATGGACATTATTTGATGCCGGGCTCATTCGAAACCAAGCGTCAGCAACTGAGCGGCAAGCACGTGGATTAGAGCAACAATATGATGACGTGTTGAGCCGGGTGACGCTTCAAGTTAGGCAGTATTGGTTGAATGTGCAAGAAACTCGAAAACGCCTAAGTGTTACTGAACAGTCAATTAGTCAGGCAGAAGAAAATTTGAAAGTTAACCGTGACCGTTATGAACACGGTTTGTCGACCAATACGGATGTGTTAAGTGCAGAAACGTTACGGACCGGCAGTCAATATAATCATGCGAATGCAATTTATGATGCGGTGTTAGCAAGGATTAGGTTAAAACGTGCCATCAGTGACTTATAA